The Lycium ferocissimum isolate CSIRO_LF1 chromosome 1, AGI_CSIRO_Lferr_CH_V1, whole genome shotgun sequence genome includes a region encoding these proteins:
- the LOC132031314 gene encoding ethylene-responsive transcription factor ERF027-like — translation MAEPSHTTKSNRTKTKHPLYSGIRLRNGKWVSEIREPRKTTRIWLGTYPTPEMAAVAYDVAVLAIKGSENVKLNFPHHVNWYPKLPSSLSPEDIRRAVATAIAEIAPQGNNVRSTGSRSGATTCNEGGSIESSSSGNYAMQIVSGSTQMITTEGEYVDEEALFDFPNLLVNMAEAMMVSPPRINSSSNEDSPGDSDAESLWSY, via the exons atggcTGAGCCTTCACACACTACCAAGTCTAATAGAACTAAAACCAAACATCCTTTATACAGTGGGATACGTTTAAGAAATGGGAAATGGGTTTCTGAAATTAGAGAGCCACGTAAGACTACAAGAATATGGCTAGGAACTTACCCTACTCCAGAAATGGCCGctgttgcttatgatgttgcTGTCTTAGCAATAAAGGGAagtgaaaatgttaagctaaaCTTTCCTCACCATGTCAATTGGTATCCAAAACTCCCTTCCTCCTTGTCTCCGGAGGATATACGACGCGCCGTGGCCACCGCCATCGCGGAAATAGCTCCGCAGGGCAACAATGTTCGGTCAACGGGAAGCAGGAGCGGAGCTACGACATGTAATGAAGGAGGTTCGATTGAATCCTCATCGTCCGGAAATTATGCTATGCAAATAG TATCAGGAAGTACGCAAATGATTACGACCGAGGGGGAATATGTTGATGAGGAGGCATTGTTTGATTTTCCCAATTTGCTTGTGAATATGGCGGAAGCAATGATGGTGAGTCCCCCAAGAATAAACTCCTCATCCAATGAAGATTCACCAGGAGACTCTGATGCTGAAAGTCTCTGGAGCTATTAA
- the LOC132059685 gene encoding ethylene-responsive transcription factor ERF027-like yields the protein MSDPSHCTKSRTNTKHPLYRGIRRRSGKWVSEIREPRKTTRIWLGTYPTPQMAAAAYDVAALALKGSDNVVLNFPHHVNSYPELSSSPSPVDIRRAAAAAAEAMALQGDDDWSTGNRSGATCDEGGSTESSSSENYAMQIGNTQMIMGEEEFVDEEALFGFPSLLVNMADAMMLSPPRINSSYFEDYSAGDFDVESLWSY from the exons ATGTCTGACCCTTCACATTGTACAAAGTCTAGGACAAATACCAAACATCCTTTGTACCGTGGAATACGACGTAGAAGTGGGAAATGGGTGTCTGAAATTAGAGAGCCACGTAAGACTACAAGGATATGGCTAGGTACATACCCTACTCCACAAATGGCTGCCGCTGCTTATGATGTTGCTGCCTTAGCTCTAAAGGGAAGTGATAATGTTGTGCTAAATTTTCCTCACCATGTCAATTCATATCCAGAGCTCTCTTCCTCACCATCTCCGGTGGATATACGACGCGCCGCGGCCGCGGCGGCGGAGGCGATGGCCCTGCAGGGCGACGATGATTGGTCGACAGGAAACAGGAGTGGAGCTACGTGTGATGAAGGAGGTTCAACTGAATCCTCTTCGTCGGAAAATTATGCTATGCAAATAG GCAATACGCAGATGATTATGGGTGAGGAGGAATTTGTTGATGAGGAAGCACTGTTTGGTTTTCCAAGTTTGCTTGTTAATATGGCGGATGCAATGATGCTTAGTCCCCCAAGAATAAACTCCTCATACTTTGAAGATTATTCAGCAGGAGACTTTGATGTTGAAAGTCTTTGGAGCTATTAA